In Gulosibacter molinativorax, a single window of DNA contains:
- a CDS encoding beta-N-acetylhexosaminidase: protein MIRGMLRGVLAGAIGMLLVATSVGPGAAATPHASTDSQPTSLVMVPPPTEVASTTGSWSPDASTRILVTDEDLATEAARLAEELATLGILDAPPPTLLAPEGTDTKPTDIVLSVGDEPTLAVTSVALIASGATPTEVFRVTRPLLQQLVASEHIPAGEYAFALPEDQVRAVHIDIARKHYPIESLEALLFQMSWYGMNELELHFSENEGFAIESTTHPSIASPDAHSQAEIATLVELANSLHIRVTPSLDMPGHLDYALDDYPELRLRDPAGGEVFGALDITNPDALAFADDLIGEYAALFAQPEFETLSWHLGGDEFVNFGDQYEVAALTEQAQAQFGPDATAYDALTAFVNDIGATIRAAGYRPRVFSDGMLRGTAATLDQDIEVAYWTQRPPGAVPASVFADRGYDLINLNDEYLYFVLGERVEYYYPTGEAILTSWNASVYPAVAGAAEIIPSSRGGMLAIWSDIPDALTADEVVAAVRDPIAAMAVKFALPKSTLTLPELQAMLDASGHPAPVVAPDAGVLETIPPETTPPPAGASDSDASAGGGSAARSQWLWWAGALIALAIAGGLVLSCSGGKQRGQRSSR from the coding sequence ATGATCCGAGGAATGCTTCGCGGAGTACTGGCCGGCGCTATCGGGATGCTGCTGGTCGCCACCAGCGTCGGCCCTGGCGCCGCTGCCACGCCGCACGCATCCACCGACAGCCAACCGACCAGCCTCGTGATGGTGCCACCACCGACCGAAGTCGCCTCGACAACCGGCTCGTGGTCGCCCGACGCGAGTACGCGCATCCTCGTGACCGACGAGGACCTCGCGACCGAGGCCGCGCGCCTCGCCGAGGAGCTCGCGACGCTCGGCATTCTCGACGCACCGCCGCCCACCCTCCTCGCGCCCGAGGGCACCGACACGAAGCCGACCGACATCGTCTTGTCAGTGGGCGACGAGCCAACTCTGGCGGTCACGTCCGTAGCACTCATTGCATCCGGTGCCACCCCGACCGAGGTGTTTCGCGTCACGCGCCCCCTCCTCCAGCAGCTCGTGGCGAGCGAGCACATCCCCGCGGGTGAGTATGCGTTCGCGCTCCCCGAAGACCAGGTCCGTGCCGTCCACATCGACATCGCGCGAAAGCATTATCCGATCGAGTCACTCGAGGCGCTGCTCTTTCAGATGAGCTGGTACGGCATGAACGAGCTCGAGCTGCATTTCTCCGAGAACGAGGGGTTCGCGATCGAGTCGACCACGCATCCCAGTATCGCCTCGCCCGACGCCCATTCCCAGGCCGAGATCGCCACGCTCGTCGAGCTCGCAAATTCGTTGCACATCCGTGTCACCCCCTCGCTCGATATGCCGGGGCACCTCGACTACGCGCTCGATGACTACCCGGAGCTGCGGCTGCGCGACCCGGCGGGCGGAGAGGTATTCGGCGCCCTCGACATCACTAACCCGGATGCGCTCGCCTTCGCGGACGATCTCATCGGCGAGTACGCGGCACTCTTCGCCCAGCCCGAGTTCGAGACGCTCAGCTGGCACCTCGGCGGCGATGAGTTCGTGAACTTCGGCGATCAGTACGAGGTAGCCGCACTCACCGAGCAGGCTCAAGCCCAGTTCGGGCCGGATGCGACCGCCTACGACGCGCTGACGGCCTTCGTGAACGACATTGGTGCGACCATCCGGGCTGCCGGGTACCGCCCGCGCGTGTTCAGCGACGGGATGCTCAGGGGCACGGCGGCGACGCTCGACCAAGACATCGAGGTGGCGTATTGGACGCAGCGCCCGCCGGGAGCGGTGCCCGCGAGCGTCTTTGCCGACCGCGGCTACGACCTCATTAATCTCAACGACGAGTATCTCTACTTCGTCCTCGGCGAGCGCGTCGAGTACTACTACCCCACCGGCGAGGCGATCCTCACGAGCTGGAACGCGTCGGTGTATCCCGCGGTCGCGGGGGCCGCAGAGATCATCCCGTCCTCACGGGGCGGCATGCTCGCCATCTGGAGCGATATTCCGGATGCGCTGACCGCCGACGAGGTCGTCGCGGCCGTGCGCGACCCTATCGCGGCGATGGCCGTGAAGTTTGCGCTGCCCAAGTCCACGCTGACGCTCCCGGAGCTGCAAGCGATGCTGGATGCATCCGGTCACCCCGCGCCCGTCGTCGCGCCAGACGCCGGTGTACTCGAGACCATTCCCCCGGAAACGACGCCGCCCCCAGCTGGTGCATCGGATTCCGATGCGTCAGCTGGGGGCGGGTCAGCAGCCAGGAGCCAGTGGCTGTGGTGGGCCGGAGCCCTGATCGCGCTCGCGATCGCGGGAGGACTAGTGCTTAGTTGCTCTGGAGGTAAGCAACGGGGTCAACGGTCGAGCCGTTGA
- a CDS encoding M23 family metallopeptidase — MSFVPTQVRPAEAESVELDEFSAAAEAAESLTKTEATASLCALADAPQSATVTAQSEIDPSAPVQYSTRRERREAERAIEAQARVEAFAESLRAAKDMQIASSADSDVNTLEVEIPESFRSQWKSSRTRGSRLLSGRRASGSTVALGIMAGTVVLGTGSAAAFAAVASPEAAEPTANLAEAAASATDVAPEAATQEATAAAETAMAPAPAPAIEATSVTAFDAATVAGLAGEEEVVEVATESADASGSAVTASAAQAGVVAPVGDSTISSYYGPRDSPTAGASSWHEGVDYTPGYGAPVGSMAAGTVTNVSYGGTGYGLYIEVEHTINGQSVKTVYGHLSSINVSAGQSVGAGENIGNVGNSGISTGAHLHFEVHVNGSTVDPVAYLQSN; from the coding sequence ATGTCGTTTGTCCCCACCCAGGTCCGGCCCGCCGAGGCTGAAAGCGTAGAACTCGACGAGTTCAGCGCCGCAGCAGAGGCTGCCGAAAGCCTCACGAAGACTGAGGCGACCGCCTCGCTTTGTGCGCTGGCGGATGCACCGCAGTCGGCCACCGTAACTGCGCAGTCTGAAATCGACCCGAGCGCCCCCGTTCAGTACAGCACCCGTCGTGAGCGCCGCGAAGCCGAGCGCGCGATCGAGGCGCAAGCGCGAGTCGAAGCATTTGCCGAGTCACTCCGAGCAGCAAAGGACATGCAGATCGCATCGTCGGCTGACTCGGATGTCAACACGCTCGAAGTTGAAATCCCCGAATCTTTCCGTTCGCAGTGGAAGAGCTCGCGTACCCGCGGCAGCCGTCTGCTGTCCGGTCGCCGTGCATCCGGCTCGACCGTAGCCCTCGGCATCATGGCCGGCACCGTCGTGCTCGGCACTGGTTCGGCCGCTGCCTTCGCCGCCGTTGCTTCGCCCGAGGCCGCTGAGCCCACCGCGAACCTCGCTGAGGCCGCCGCTTCCGCAACCGACGTTGCGCCCGAGGCTGCAACCCAGGAGGCAACCGCCGCCGCCGAGACCGCAATGGCTCCGGCACCCGCCCCCGCGATCGAGGCAACCTCGGTTACCGCGTTCGACGCCGCGACCGTTGCCGGTCTCGCGGGCGAGGAAGAGGTCGTCGAGGTCGCAACCGAGTCGGCAGACGCCTCGGGCTCGGCCGTCACCGCGAGCGCCGCTCAGGCTGGCGTTGTCGCACCGGTTGGCGACTCGACCATCAGCAGCTACTACGGTCCGCGTGACTCGCCGACCGCAGGTGCGTCGAGCTGGCACGAGGGTGTCGACTACACGCCCGGTTACGGTGCACCGGTCGGCTCGATGGCCGCCGGTACCGTCACGAACGTGAGCTACGGTGGCACGGGTTACGGCCTGTACATCGAGGTTGAGCACACCATCAACGGCCAGTCGGTCAAGACGGTCTACGGCCACCTCTCGTCGATCAACGTGTCGGCCGGTCAGTCGGTTGGCGCTGGCGAGAACATCGGTAACGTCGGCAACAGCGGTATCTCGACCGGTGCTCACCTCCACTTCGAGGTGCACGTCAACGGCTCGACCGTTGACCCCGTTGCTTACCTCCAGAGCAACTAA
- a CDS encoding DUF4352 domain-containing protein gives MTNQNNFTPPNSPDNQGQPGQYQGQQYQGQKYQGQAQPGQQYQGQQYQGQPDQPKKKNWFARHKVLTGIGIAVIVIGLFAAIGGGGGSSDDEPAADPVAAENQDAGAPAEEAAPAEEDAAEEAAPAEEESNAAASIGDAVTSGDLEFTITGVENGGTEVGSEYLNKTAQGEYFFVHVSVTNTGNEAVSFFGSNQKLVDSQGRQHETDSSASLYMEDNDTLFTEINPGNTVDGTLVFDIPADAEPVEVIVQDGMFDDEVPVNIAGGSSEG, from the coding sequence ATGACGAACCAGAACAACTTCACCCCGCCCAATTCGCCTGACAACCAGGGCCAGCCTGGGCAGTACCAGGGCCAGCAATACCAAGGCCAGAAGTATCAGGGTCAGGCACAGCCGGGCCAGCAATACCAAGGCCAGCAGTACCAGGGCCAGCCGGATCAGCCAAAGAAGAAGAACTGGTTCGCGCGCCACAAGGTCCTCACCGGAATCGGTATCGCGGTAATCGTGATCGGCCTGTTCGCGGCGATCGGCGGTGGCGGTGGCTCCTCCGACGACGAGCCCGCCGCGGATCCGGTTGCCGCTGAGAATCAGGATGCGGGTGCTCCGGCGGAGGAGGCCGCACCGGCCGAAGAAGATGCGGCCGAGGAAGCGGCCCCTGCGGAAGAGGAATCAAACGCCGCAGCGAGCATCGGCGACGCCGTGACCTCGGGCGATCTCGAGTTCACCATTACCGGTGTCGAAAACGGCGGCACCGAGGTCGGAAGCGAGTACCTGAACAAGACGGCGCAGGGCGAGTACTTCTTCGTGCACGTCAGCGTCACGAACACTGGGAACGAGGCGGTTTCGTTCTTCGGGAGCAACCAAAAGCTCGTTGACAGCCAGGGTCGCCAGCACGAAACCGACAGCAGCGCATCCCTCTATATGGAGGACAACGACACGCTCTTCACGGAGATTAACCCGGGCAACACCGTCGACGGCACCCTGGTGTTCGACATCCCGGCGGATGCGGAGCCGGTCGAGGTGATCGTTCAGGACGGCATGTTCGACGACGAGGTCCCGGTCAACATCGCAGGCGGTTCGTCGGAGGGCTAG
- a CDS encoding response regulator transcription factor, producing the protein MPIRVLLVDDDPLARRSVASILEAHEDVSVVGEADDGAGIGQRVRESRPDVVLMDLRMRKVDGIEATREVRAIPDGPEVVVLTTWDGDDAVMRALEAGASGFLVKTAGPGEIYRAVRAAAEGDSVMSPSSTRHFIDSMHSDSGWRERRMARKRVATLSDRELEVAKRIPLGESNEAIAAVVHLSPASVKQYVAQISEKLGVQGRVQIAVLMTKAGFAGEV; encoded by the coding sequence ATGCCCATTCGTGTCCTACTCGTCGATGACGATCCGCTCGCGCGCCGCTCGGTCGCGAGCATCCTCGAGGCTCACGAGGACGTCTCTGTCGTTGGTGAGGCAGACGACGGCGCCGGGATCGGGCAGCGCGTGCGCGAGAGTCGACCGGACGTGGTGCTCATGGATCTGCGGATGCGCAAGGTCGACGGCATTGAGGCCACGCGCGAAGTCCGCGCGATCCCGGACGGTCCCGAGGTAGTAGTGCTCACGACTTGGGACGGCGATGACGCGGTCATGCGCGCGCTCGAGGCCGGTGCATCCGGGTTCCTCGTGAAGACCGCCGGCCCCGGCGAGATCTACCGCGCGGTGCGTGCCGCGGCCGAAGGCGACTCGGTGATGTCGCCGTCCAGCACCCGGCACTTCATCGATTCGATGCACTCGGATTCCGGCTGGCGCGAGCGGCGCATGGCACGGAAGCGCGTGGCGACGCTTAGCGACCGAGAATTGGAGGTAGCGAAGCGCATCCCGCTCGGTGAATCGAACGAGGCGATCGCCGCGGTTGTGCATCTGTCGCCGGCGAGCGTGAAGCAATACGTCGCGCAAATCTCGGAGAAGCTCGGGGTGCAGGGACGTGTGCAGATTGCCGTGCTGATGACGAAGGCGGGGTTCGCGGGGGAGGTATAG
- a CDS encoding sensor histidine kinase yields the protein MSITKNESTLWRRILWWVNTVVLTVVTASIGLVSLVFSPLGAGVGSRESTSSGMEIFGVLFAFLAIFALAAMVWSRRRWPFEYTIAGSIAGLLFPVSPVFALVGFAELIARGKTTKIAIGSVATVAVVLRSVIGDVIAPSREQSFLQVLLSNTEDGDERVAIPVYTVILVVLILLAIPVGIGLLLRFQRGERIAVQQRDQLGGELGRSHERERIAHEIHDVLGHRLSQLSLRASALEAKAAQYPEISEEATQMRQSAAQSMDDLRSLLRVIQGESNEVSLSEIHEVIRETGIDERALNLTVYLRDADDAPGEIARAVIRIVQEIITNARKYAPGKLLRLTVSGGPGEGITIASANELGSVAAGSAGTGSGLSGMQERVRLLGGQFSAGQIGRDFRVDVHIQWPEHA from the coding sequence GTGAGCATTACGAAGAACGAGTCGACCCTGTGGCGCCGCATCCTGTGGTGGGTCAACACGGTCGTGCTCACGGTGGTGACCGCGTCTATTGGGCTGGTGTCGCTCGTATTCTCGCCGCTGGGGGCCGGTGTAGGCAGTCGAGAATCGACTTCCTCGGGGATGGAGATCTTCGGCGTTCTGTTTGCATTCCTTGCAATATTCGCCCTGGCTGCAATGGTGTGGTCCCGCCGACGTTGGCCGTTCGAATACACGATCGCTGGCTCGATAGCCGGATTGCTCTTTCCCGTGAGCCCAGTGTTCGCGCTCGTGGGGTTCGCCGAGCTCATTGCCCGTGGCAAGACCACGAAGATCGCGATCGGATCAGTCGCAACGGTCGCGGTAGTCCTGCGGAGCGTCATCGGGGACGTTATCGCTCCGAGCCGAGAGCAATCCTTCCTCCAAGTGCTGCTGTCAAACACAGAGGATGGCGACGAACGAGTCGCCATCCCGGTCTACACAGTCATCCTCGTTGTCCTCATCCTGCTGGCCATCCCGGTCGGCATTGGCCTATTGCTGCGCTTCCAACGCGGTGAGCGCATCGCGGTGCAGCAGCGCGACCAGCTGGGTGGCGAGCTCGGGCGCAGCCACGAGCGGGAGCGAATCGCGCACGAGATTCACGACGTGCTCGGTCACCGACTCTCGCAGCTGAGCCTGCGAGCGAGCGCCCTCGAGGCAAAGGCCGCGCAGTATCCCGAGATCAGCGAGGAAGCGACGCAGATGCGTCAGAGCGCGGCACAGTCAATGGATGATCTGCGTTCCCTCCTGCGGGTCATCCAGGGCGAATCGAACGAGGTTTCGCTGTCCGAGATCCACGAGGTCATCCGCGAAACAGGAATTGATGAAAGGGCGCTCAACCTCACCGTGTACCTCCGCGATGCGGATGATGCGCCCGGTGAAATCGCGCGGGCAGTCATCCGCATCGTGCAAGAGATCATCACCAACGCGCGCAAGTACGCGCCCGGAAAGCTCTTGCGACTCACCGTGTCTGGCGGACCGGGGGAAGGCATCACGATCGCGTCGGCGAACGAGCTCGGCAGCGTGGCGGCGGGGTCCGCTGGCACCGGTTCCGGGCTCAGCGGGATGCAGGAACGGGTGAGGCTCCTTGGTGGCCAGTTTTCGGCAGGGCAGATCGGCCGCGACTTTCGCGTGGATGTGCACATCCAGTGGCCGGAGCACGCCTAG
- a CDS encoding beta-phosphoglucomutase family hydrolase, translating to MFVANPARAQNPIRAFLFDLDGVITPTAEVHRQAWAELFREEFEARGATPPYSEDDYFTYLDGKPRLDGVRDLLASRGITLPEGDIDDGPTEETVAGLGNRKNENFLTILDRDGVAAYPGSLRILDECAEREIESAIVTSSRNGMRVLAAAGLGDRFEVVIDGIHASELGLPGKPEPDTYLQAARELGIPSTVCVVVEDAASGVAAGAAGDFGLVIGVDRGVGQDALVNAGADIVVADLAELIGLLPERDAPRAVSGDMNGKGAPKDDEYGE from the coding sequence ATGTTTGTGGCAAACCCCGCGCGCGCCCAGAACCCGATTCGAGCCTTCCTCTTCGACCTCGACGGCGTCATCACGCCGACCGCGGAAGTCCACCGGCAGGCCTGGGCCGAGCTGTTCCGCGAGGAATTCGAGGCCCGTGGTGCCACGCCGCCGTATTCCGAGGACGATTACTTCACCTATCTCGACGGCAAGCCGCGCCTCGACGGTGTGCGTGACCTCCTCGCATCCCGCGGTATCACCCTTCCCGAGGGCGATATCGACGACGGCCCGACCGAGGAAACGGTGGCCGGGCTTGGGAACCGCAAGAACGAGAATTTCCTCACGATCCTCGACAGGGACGGAGTCGCGGCGTATCCCGGATCACTGCGCATCCTCGACGAGTGCGCCGAGCGCGAGATCGAGTCGGCAATCGTCACGAGCTCTCGCAACGGGATGCGCGTGTTGGCGGCGGCTGGCCTCGGCGACCGGTTCGAAGTCGTCATCGATGGCATTCACGCGAGCGAGCTCGGGCTCCCCGGCAAGCCGGAGCCCGATACCTACCTTCAGGCGGCACGCGAGCTTGGCATCCCCAGTACGGTGTGCGTCGTGGTCGAGGATGCTGCCTCGGGCGTCGCAGCCGGGGCTGCGGGCGACTTCGGGCTCGTCATCGGTGTCGATCGCGGGGTCGGGCAGGATGCGCTGGTCAACGCCGGTGCGGACATCGTGGTCGCTGATCTCGCCGAGCTCATCGGCCTACTCCCGGAGCGGGACGCACCCCGCGCGGTCTCCGGAGACATGAATGGGAAGGGAGCGCCGAAGGATGACGAATATGGAGAGTAA
- a CDS encoding glycoside hydrolase family 65 protein — MFPVDPWSIIETRFDPGILGRTESVFAVGNGYLGMRGNIDEGREASEHGTYVNGFHETWPIRHAEEAFGFARVGQTIVNIPDPKVIRVYVDDEPFILSTAEIVAYERRLDMSAGTITRDVTWRTASGKHVRIRSSRLVSFTERHLAILEYEVELLDADASIVISSQLLNRQDGVDEYRDQATTASAPAANGTSGGSGGFDPRKVEQLEGRILQPTLQRDEGTRLMLGYRTTNSGMSIVCAVDHRMSVGGEMTGHWRVSNDVKPDLAKRVYRVNGRANRPIKLTKYVSYHTARYAPSRELADRCTRTLDRALESSVFEHRNTQRRWLNDYWKSSDVVIHGQPDLQQAMRFDLFQLAQASARTDGLGIPAKGVTGSGYSGHYFWDSEIFVLPFLTYTQPTIARNALRFRYNMLDSARVRATELNERGALFPWRTINGLESSAYYAAGTAQYHIDADITYAMAQYISASGDTSFLVNGAFDVFVETARMWYDLGFWRETERATEAFHIHGVTGPDEYTTVVNDNLFTNVMAQENLYLAAEAVEILRDSYPAEFARAIERLSLSVEEVTSWRRAARHMFIPYDHNFRVHPQDASFLDKEVWDLGRTPDSQRPLLLHFHPLVIYRFQVIKQADVVLALLLRGDLFTAEEKRRDFEYYDVLTTADSSLSAAVQSIIAAEVGHIGLAEKYFRHTAFVDLADLHGNTDVGIHVASSGGLWMGAVFGFAGMRDHHGEITFDPRLPDGWEGIDFSLLLRDSRVGVELRPKSISFVLERGHSVNLSVRGEDVTVAPGIPTIVELEHQGPRQSQRLGMHTIHGWHRGDGTLLTASVPTVTGQMPAMGPIMVQDARAAEAQAGDPASFDDM; from the coding sequence ATGTTTCCTGTTGACCCGTGGTCGATCATCGAGACGCGCTTCGACCCCGGCATCCTCGGCCGCACCGAGTCTGTGTTTGCCGTCGGGAACGGCTATCTCGGGATGCGCGGCAACATTGACGAGGGCCGCGAGGCCTCCGAACACGGCACCTACGTCAACGGGTTTCACGAGACCTGGCCGATCCGGCATGCCGAGGAGGCGTTCGGCTTCGCGCGCGTCGGGCAGACGATCGTCAATATCCCCGACCCGAAGGTCATCCGGGTCTATGTCGATGATGAGCCGTTCATCCTGTCCACCGCCGAAATCGTCGCCTACGAGCGCCGGCTCGACATGAGCGCGGGCACGATAACCCGAGATGTGACCTGGCGCACCGCGAGCGGCAAGCACGTGCGGATCCGCTCGAGCCGACTCGTGTCGTTTACCGAGCGCCACCTCGCGATTCTCGAGTACGAGGTCGAACTGCTGGATGCGGATGCCTCCATCGTGATCTCGAGTCAGCTCCTCAACCGTCAGGATGGGGTCGACGAGTATCGCGATCAGGCGACCACCGCCTCGGCCCCTGCCGCCAACGGCACGAGCGGAGGTAGCGGCGGCTTCGACCCGCGCAAGGTCGAGCAACTGGAGGGCCGCATCCTGCAGCCAACCCTGCAGCGCGACGAGGGCACCCGGCTCATGCTCGGGTATCGCACGACGAATTCGGGCATGTCGATCGTGTGTGCGGTCGATCACCGCATGTCGGTCGGCGGCGAGATGACGGGCCACTGGCGCGTCTCGAACGACGTGAAGCCCGATCTCGCGAAACGCGTCTACCGCGTGAACGGCCGCGCCAACCGGCCGATCAAGCTCACGAAGTACGTGAGCTATCACACGGCCCGATACGCGCCGTCGCGGGAGCTCGCCGATCGCTGCACCCGCACGCTCGATCGCGCCCTCGAATCGAGCGTGTTCGAGCACCGAAACACGCAGCGCCGGTGGCTGAACGATTATTGGAAGAGCTCGGATGTGGTCATCCATGGGCAGCCGGATCTGCAGCAAGCCATGCGCTTCGATCTCTTTCAGCTCGCGCAGGCTTCCGCGCGCACCGATGGCCTTGGCATCCCCGCGAAGGGCGTCACCGGGTCCGGCTACAGCGGACACTACTTCTGGGACTCCGAGATCTTCGTGCTGCCGTTCCTTACCTATACGCAGCCGACGATCGCCCGGAATGCCCTCCGGTTCCGCTACAACATGCTCGATTCCGCGCGCGTCCGAGCCACGGAGCTGAACGAGCGGGGCGCGCTTTTCCCGTGGCGTACCATCAACGGGCTCGAGTCGAGCGCCTACTACGCGGCTGGCACCGCGCAGTATCACATCGACGCCGACATCACGTATGCCATGGCGCAGTACATCTCGGCGTCGGGCGACACCTCGTTCCTCGTGAATGGTGCGTTCGATGTCTTCGTCGAGACCGCACGCATGTGGTACGACCTGGGCTTCTGGCGCGAGACCGAGCGCGCGACCGAGGCCTTCCACATCCACGGCGTCACGGGACCCGACGAGTACACGACCGTCGTCAACGACAATCTGTTCACAAACGTTATGGCACAGGAGAACCTCTACCTGGCCGCCGAGGCCGTCGAGATTCTGCGTGACAGCTATCCGGCCGAGTTCGCCCGGGCTATTGAGCGGCTGTCGCTCTCGGTCGAGGAGGTCACGAGCTGGCGTCGGGCCGCGCGGCACATGTTCATTCCCTACGACCACAACTTCCGCGTGCATCCACAGGATGCGTCGTTCCTCGATAAAGAGGTATGGGACCTCGGGCGCACGCCCGATTCGCAGCGGCCGCTGCTGCTGCACTTCCACCCGCTCGTGATCTACCGGTTCCAGGTGATCAAGCAGGCGGATGTGGTGCTCGCGTTGCTGCTTCGCGGCGACCTATTCACGGCCGAAGAGAAGCGGCGTGACTTCGAGTACTACGACGTGCTCACGACCGCCGACTCGAGTCTGTCAGCGGCGGTGCAGTCGATTATCGCCGCCGAGGTCGGGCACATAGGACTCGCGGAGAAGTACTTCCGGCACACCGCGTTCGTCGATCTCGCCGACCTGCATGGCAACACCGATGTGGGTATCCACGTCGCTTCTTCGGGCGGGCTGTGGATGGGCGCCGTGTTCGGGTTTGCTGGGATGCGTGACCACCACGGCGAGATCACGTTCGATCCGCGCCTACCCGACGGCTGGGAGGGCATCGATTTCTCGCTCCTGCTGCGCGATTCGCGCGTGGGCGTCGAGCTGCGGCCCAAGTCGATTTCGTTTGTGCTCGAACGCGGCCACTCGGTCAACCTGTCGGTGCGCGGGGAGGACGTCACCGTCGCGCCGGGGATCCCGACGATCGTGGAGCTCGAGCACCAGGGTCCGCGGCAGTCGCAACGCCTCGGGATGCACACGATCCACGGCTGGCATCGCGGCGACGGCACGCTGCTCACCGCGTCCGTCCCGACTGTCACGGGCCAGATGCCGGCGATGGGCCCGATCATGGTGCAGGATGCACGTGCCGCCGAGGCCCAGGCCGGCGACCCCGCATCCTTCGACGACATGTGA